The Astatotilapia calliptera chromosome 4, fAstCal1.2, whole genome shotgun sequence genome segment CAAGCAGCTCATTGAAGATGCGGTTAAAGCCATCCCCAAGCAGGTCCTTACAGCTGCGGTGGTACTGGGCTGCTGATATCACACCCTGGAAAGACAGAAAGGACATATGAGCAaagtaaacaaacaggaagtgccaAATGTGAGGAGCAGGTTCTTTCAGTGGGCTTCTTCTCGTTTGTCATTCATGTTAAATAAAGACATAGTCTTGGGAAAAGGTAAGCCCTAACAAAATAACCACTGGGCTAAACATTTTTCACTCAACACATGgaagcattattattattatattattaataataattaatataatgcagaaatcagctgcagttttgttttacTGATCGACTACACAGTCCTACAACCAGGGGAGTGGCACTTTACATCCACATCTGTCCGAACTAGAGCAAAATATAGAGGTGAAGGCTTTAATGTAATCCAATCAAAGGTATTTAAATTTATTATGTTTGGCCAAAAAAATCGGATtcagagagaaaataaagttgCAGCCATAAAAATCCGGTAGTACATGCACATACGTATTCACATTTTTAGCTGGCAGCACATTTCTTTATAAATGTGGAAAATCATGACATCATTATAATGAATTCTCTTGATCTACTCTATGGTAATCACGCACACTACCCTCCTGACTCTGATTAACGGTGCTGAATAAtggttgtgtttatgtgcaaGATTACGATGATGTACgctaacctttgaccttcataATCACTTTATCCTCATTTGAGGACGATAAAGCAGTGacagttattatttattatgtcaTAATTGATGTATAAGACCAAATACAACTAAATTCTTACCGATTTAAGTCAAAGTGaactagaatttaaaaaataaaataaaagtctgtCCCTGAGATACTACTTCTCACAACTCTTGGAGGGATGCACAACCTTAACACAGAGCTGTAACCACTTCAGGGGCATTTAAAGGGGACggggaacaaaaaacaaaaaacaaaaaaaaacccagacacAATATCCATACCAACAGAGTATTTAGCTCTTATGTAGTGAGTACCTGTCTGAACTGGGCAGAGTAGTTTTTGAACTGGTTGAATTTTGATTCGTCATCATTGAGGTACTTCCTAATGGACTGGATCAGCTCCAGGTTCCTCTCGCGGAAGTCCTCTGGCACCAGGTAACCATTGCTCGGCACTTTGGGAGGCCTgggaacagacaaaaaacactaAGTACCAACAAGGCCAACCAAAAACCTTTGTGTCAAGCAGTGATCATGTAATGTAGAAAAACGAGAGGCTCACAGGTTGACTACTGGGGGTGTAGACTCCACCACATTGCTGTTGAGGGGGATCCCTGTGAACCCTGGGGGAGGTTTAGGGGCTGACATACCCAGGCCAGGTGGAGGCAGGGGCATGGTGGAGGATGGGGCTGGAGCTGAGGCTTTCATTGGGAAAGAGGTCTTAAagcctgaaaaacaaagagatcGTGAACTTTGAATGATGCAGTACCAACTCTGAAAAACAGTTCTCAGGGTTTTAACTATAAAACCAACACCGCAGTGTTCAAACAAAATGCTTATTTGTGAGGCATTTATACGGTTTTACAATAGTATAACATCATTAATTTGATGAAAACCGAAAATTAAGTCAAATCAAAGCTCAGAGCTCAGGGTTTAAATATTCACCTAAGAACATTTTGAAGAGCATGTTCACAGCCGggtataaaaaagttttaaccaGTTTCCCTCTTTACAACAACTGTGTGGTGGGtgacttgtttgttgtttttgtttttttaaatttagggATGTGGGTGCTTTGTAGTAACATctggctaaaaaacaaacaaacaaaaaaccccaaaccaaaccaaaacattaGATTAGCCAAACCGTTCACTAAATGAGGAGTCAAACTCTATGACTCTTCTTTTATATGAAGTCTATGGAAAACCTTAGCTGTCTACCTTTTTACCACTGCTTGCCGGACCGCTCTCATATCAATCAAATATCATATTGCCTAATAATGAAACATTCCTGGTTTCCAATCAACCACACAACCAAAGAACAGAAATGACTTTCCATAATTCTTATTGACTCTGTTTATTGTAAGAGCTAAGTTGGAGAGTTTCCAAATGATTTCCAGGAAGTCTTCCCCACCGCTTCTTTGTGATGGCAGCTATCAGTCATTAAAGCAGCTGTACATtcagttttaaatgtattaGTCGTTTGTAGTTTGAGGTCCTGTAAAACAGACCTGTATGGTGGATATATTGGGTGGAAAGAAGCAACAGTACATGTAAATTGATGATAAATGAATACTGTGGATTGTTATTCCGTACCTGGTGGTGGATTTTTGGTCATGAGGGCAGGGAACTCCTCCTCTTGTTCATCTGCAGGCTCCGCATTGGGATGATTTGTTACGGGAGCGTCATCTTTGCTAGTGGGTGGCGATTGCTCAGCGTAGCCGTTAGCCAGCCCACTTGTAAGTGCCGCTGTCACAGGACCGGAAAGCGGTTTGTTCCACGTTTTCTCAGGAACATTTTCCTTTTGTGCCGTTGTTTCCACTGAGACTGGATTTACAGTTGTTCCCAGGTCTGATGTTGTAGTTGCAGATGTAGGGGGAGCAGTTGGGTTCTTcggttttttcttcttgttggcTTTTGGGGTCGGGAGATCGGTGTTGGGGGTTGGATTTGAAGCGCTCGGGGTCACAGCTGGGTTTGAGGATTTGCTGCTGCCTGCTTTAACAGTTAGCAGAGAGGAAATATCCAACATGGTGGGCACTGAGCGGAACTCCTGCTGCGTCATTCCTCCGCTTTCATCGTCGGAATGAAGGGGAGAGTAATTTGACAACGCTTTCCCGTTCTCACccactttctttttcctccGTGAAGACGacgaggatgaggaggaaaggAGCTGAGGGCCAGAGGATACAGAGGAAAGGGGTGGGGGAGGTCTGGAGGAAGGAGTAGGCTGAGTGTTGGGTTTAGCTGCAGATGTGTGGTTGGACCAAGCAGAGGTGGTACCAGCTGCAGGTTTGGGGGCCCGGACTCTGGAGACGAGAGCAGGGAAATCCTCTTCTTGAAAAGAGGACGTCTTCTTAGGCTGTGCAGAGTAAGCTGGAGTCATGGGGGTTGTGAGTGTGGCAGTTGACAGGCTGGGGAAGTCGTCCTCCTTTAAAGCTACGTGGGATGGTGCAGTCACTGCAGGAGCTGGCTTTACACTGCAgggacaaacaaaaaacagcacaaataaCAGATTTGTGTCACACTATGCTCACATACACACTGAATAATGAAAACGTTGTACTCTGATGAAGCTtacacagctgcagcagctgtggctCCCAAAGCTGGGAAGTCATCTTCTACATCTCGCGGGTTCTGGCTCTTCattgtttttactgttaaaGAGGCAGAAATAAATACACTAAAACTAGCAGACAAATACGCCTGACATCTAGCAACCATAACCATTATGTATGTtttttcagtttactttttacctGGAGGTTTGCTCGCTTGTTTGGCATGTCCGATCGGGTGTCTGAGCTCTTCTGGTTCTGGTCTCTCGgccctctcctctctgcagtgtttgggAGCGCTCCTCTCCTGCACTGCTGCTCTCTCTTCTTGTCTTCGCATTGCAATGGATGCCCTCAAAGCAGCTTCCACCTGCCTGTCTTCCTCATTTCTGTGCAGACAAGCAGACAAAACGGTAAAAAGCAAGAAACTACTCCCACTCTAACAGCTGCTGaagtttttttaaagtaatataCAGATACACAAGCACGCAAACACAGTAACAGCACAATGTGAGACACCCAGGTGCAACAATGCCGTGCAGTCATTCTTCAAATGTTTTCCATGTCTGTCTCTCAATACAAGTGGATGCTCTGCAGTCCAGTACTCATGCATATAACTGCACCCATCCATCTTTTTATATCCTGCAAAATTTCCATGTCACAGACAAAGACGAATGTACCCTTTAACAACAGCCATCTCTTCCAATTCTGACAGCTCCACCACTAATGCTCCCTTCCAATTAACTCGGAGCTGGTCATTTATACTCACCTCGAGTACCTccagcttttctgtcccccgtGAGGCCTTCCCCTTCCTCCTCGGTTGTGACGCACCTCCTCGTAGTCCTCGCCTGTCACCATACCTGTAAGAACGCATGTGTTTTGATCATCTCAAATGCCAAACAGAAATCCTGGTGGTATGGCAATACAAAAACACCACCGTCTCGACCGACCGACCTTCATTTCGCCTCTGCTGTCTTGGGGCGTAGTTAAACTGCAGGTCGATGTGGCGGTTCTGTCGAGCCTCTGCTCGGTTCTTGCTGTGTGCTGCAGCCTTGTGAGCCTTGTAGTCAATCTCGGAGCGAAACGCGTGAGTGAACTGTTCTGTGGCGCAGCGACCTTCCTCGCACAGATAGTGACTCTCTCTGAAGTGCTCACTCAGATACTGGTAATCACTGTTGGTAGCacggttaaaaacaaaagtctggTTTAATATTCTTCTACATTaggtaacaaaaacaaaggagggTTTGTGTGGATGGGTGAAAGGGTCACACACACCTGTAGTACTCCTGAGAGCCGTCTGCGTCACAGAAGTGGCAAAAGTAGTGATCCCTACGCAGGTGTTTCAGCAGCTCATCGTTATCAAGGTAACGGTCATCGCAGAACTTGCAGAGCGGGTGGCCTCTGTGACTGGTGTCATCTGGGTCTCCATGCGCTCTGTGACGTGCCAGCTCCTTACGATTATACCACTTCCGTTCATGGGAAAAGATCTGCAGGGAAAGAGTAACttttaaagtaaataattaTTCAGGAGATCAGCAAACAAAGCTCTTTATCAGGATATTGACATCTGTCTTCTTTATATCTGGCTTCCTTCAACCAGCCCTTATTTGCCTGCAAATGTAAGTCTGTCCAACTCACCATTTTTATATGCAACAGcaacaaatgcataaaaaaataattgcaaAATTTGTAAATCTGACTTAATGGTACAAGCAAAACCGTTTAAGTTAATGACCTGATGCACAGCACTTTCAGTTATCAACAGACAACTTGAACAACGCTACGGTTTCTCATTCGGTGTGAAAAGCAATACATCAAATAACAACCTTAAAAAGGAGGGTGAATTTAATACAATTCAACAACTGTATTGTGTAAGTGCTTTTGTTACCATTTAGTAGCAGATACTGTTGTCAAGGACAATGACCGAATGCCTTCAAACTGAAATAGAGTAACTAACTAaacattcatatttatatcTGAACACTGTTGGTGGTAGCTCcagtaaattaaaatgaaaaagaccaaaaagaaCCGTTTGTGCTACAAAGTTTCCATGTACATTTGGCCAGTCATGTAATACTGAGAACCCGATCAGACACCCCTTTATTTACTCTTtagggatgatgatgatgatacctTTAGATGCTTTGTGCAGAGCTTGCAGCAGAAAAGCTCATGCTGCTTCCTCATGTGCTGCTCAAGCTCCTCAAACCTGGAGAAAACCTTGGGCTCTGAGCAGCGGAGACACTCGGGCAACAGCAGATGCCTGACAGACACACATCGAGGAAAAGTTCAGTCGGAGTCAAGTAAAAATCAAAAGGGGCATGAAAGGCAGTTGGATACAGCAGGAAAAACCCAAAATTCAAGCCAAGTTTTTGTTTAGTTAAATGACAGATCAGATTGAGGAGACTTCCTGCTAAAGCAAGTCATTTATACATTTGCAAATAAAAGCGCTCACTTTAGTCATCACACAAACTTAGACTCACTTTAAAAGCAATCAAAACAAGAACACAGCATGGAGTGTTCAAGAAGATAACACTAAAGGCTTTAAAAGCTGACTTTTAGTTATACCGGTTTATACACATGCTTGTATACATTTACAATATGACCATATACTGAGACAGCAAGAGCACCATCTCTAACCACACATAGCATTAGTTAATACCAGCATGGCTCTCTATACACATTTCCATTGTATTTTTCAAGCAACAGTTCAGCTATATTAACTGTAATTCTCTTACTGCTATTTCTGAGTTTTGTAGTATAAATGAACTGAAATGCCAAAGAGCAACACAAGCACAAAGAATAGAGACATCTAGTACCTGTACTGGGCATAGATCTTCTCATCCACAAAATAGATGTCATACTTTTTCTCACAGTGGAACTGCTGATAGGGCAGAGAATGAAAGGCTTCCAGTTTTTTCACAAACACCACCTGAAAACAACATGACAGTCTTATTAGTAATAACCTGTGGTAACTGGAGGAAGATGATTGTTTTAGAAATAGAAAGCATACCAGTGATGTCACACAAACACCTACTGTAATATCACATGAAATGATGCACGAGCAAAACCACGTCAGTACAGAGGATGCATACTTGGTACGCGTCTAATCTAGGCAATTCAACACAGTTTGACATTACAACATCCAGCTGTTGGGAAAGTTTACGTCCGCTCATCATGGCCATGAATGTCGTGTTAATTTAGTGCTGAAAGGTTGAAATGCTCTCTGTAATCCTGGCTGGATATTTGACTACTATTCTTGACAAAATTGTTAGACTTCAATCAAATTAGTCAGTCTCAGAGTTGTTTTCTAAGCACAGTCAACAAATGCTCAGTGGGGCTGAAGTAGGGactttgggaaggccattccAGAGGCTTATTACTAACCTGCTTTATCTATTCTAAATCcagttttcatgtgtgtttgggatcattgtcctacTGGAACTGTGTCCACATTTAACCCTATCTTGTTTTatcaaagtcattaaagatgtgtgCTATACAATCATTTTACCCTGGAGAAAGAACGAAATCATTTATAGCCCCAAACGACCATGACATTAATTCCCATAGTGAGTGGATGTAAACTTCTGATCACAGGTGTATTTGGCCTTTAGGGGAGTGTTATGAGGCCGGGGCCACCGTCCACTTGTTTTGACTCATTCCGTCATCTGCAATCAAGATTCGGAATTTATTCAGGGCTGACAGTAGGCAGACATCACAATGACCTCTAAAACTATATCAATTAAACATTTATCACAACCCAGTAATAACAGGTAGCATACCAGCGCCGCTAAAGCTCATGCTAAATTGAGAGGTGACAGCTAACGTGttcaattaaaaatgtattatagaGTTTACTGTCACCCTGGCTAAATGAGGTATACCCATAAACGTCGGATAGACAAGCACTCTGTCATCAGCTCAATTATAAAATCCGGCTTCTAAACCAACTCTTTCTGACCAGTGTCAGTCTAACAGATAAGCTAACTTATGCACTTGCTAATATTCGCTAGTTAGCTTAGCTAAGTTAATGACAGCTAAGGAAAAAGTGTTCTCCACAGTGGGTACGCACAATGAGCTGCCAcctcttttttcccctggtGACTATTTTAATTGATTCTGAACACAGTTAGGATGCCAACACACAACTTGTGCCTACTTTTATAGAGTAAAAACTATGAGAACGCTACGGCCTAGCTAATGCCACAAGGCTCCATCCTCGGGTTAACGTAGCAGAAGAACGCGCACCTTGTCGAGCTCCTCCCGGCAGACGGCGCAGTACTTCTGATCGCACAGCACCCTCATCTTGGTGGAGCAGCGGTAACAAACGGGATGGTCGCATTTTCCCAAGGCGAAGATCTCGACCTCTTGGCAGCACAGAACACAGTTCTTCTCCGCGTCTTTTGTCGTTGTTGAGTCCATCTTGGTGAAAAGGCACAAGTCAAGCTTAATAGTTATTTGGGAGCGCCACAGAGCTGAGGTGCTTACGTAATTATGAAAGTCTACTGCCGCGTCACGTAAGTGTTACACCAGCGATCAACACACCACAGGGATGGACCGAGCGCACGCTGCAGCGGTGCTTTTACCCATCACACCTTGTGGGATCTGTGCGAGCCCCACGTGCGTACCTTGGTGGGAACCGGTAAATGTGCTGATAGGAGGTGTTGTACTTTGGAAAACATTCATTAAAGCTGCGGCTAAAAACAGCAGACTGAAGCTACAATTCACGCGGGCCCACCttggaatatatatatgtgtatatacatatgtatgggAAGGAGGATCTTGAAGTTGATGCAtgcgcatatatatatatatatatatatatatatatatatatatatatatatatgtataatttttattttaaatcgtTGTATGGTCTAGATCATGCTGGTGGTGTATATTTTCTTGCCACACTTTAGGCCCATTAATACCTACTGCTTCCAGTTCACCTATGCATCAACTTCAAGATCCTCCTTCCCACTTTCACAGACCTTCATAACCTTGCTCCTTAGTATTTATCTGATATTCAATGTCTTTTGTCTATTCCACTTGGGACTCCATGGGACTCAGAACCTTTAGTTGCCCTGCCCAAATACTTTGCAATGCACTTCCACCTGATACAGTTTCCTTTAAGGCCTTCAATGTCTGTAAAATGCCCTCATCTTAAAAACTATACCTGCCACCAGGTCATAATAAAACTGCtgcttaaaatgtttgtttgctgAGGGCCATTCCAAACCAAGCCTGTCATCTGAATCAAACACATCCATGTTGAAAGTAGCTGTGTTAATAAAGCTTTGGTTTTTAACATGAATTCTTGTGCTTACGTTTTTCTAATTGCCTCTTAAAATCTTTGTATCCACACACTCATCTTTTTTATTCTGCTGCTGGTAAACAGGAAGTTATTCCTACAGTTATTCCTACAGTCAGGTCCACCAAGGATTTTCTATTTGTGCTTCTAAAGAGATGAGTCAATGCCGTAACCCAGATCTTGGTGCTCTCTTGTGTCTATGGATGACTTGGAGACAGAACCCAGAGAGACAGAAGAACTTTTCTGATTTGGCTGTTTccaaaaaacacccaaaactTTGCACTTCTCATCTTCCACATAATAAAACATTACCTCTTTACCTATAAATTCCCAAAGGACTCTTTAgtttgtaatgttttattgGATGGCTTACGCAAGTTACAGtttcacctttttaaaaaagtgactgGTGTCCAGGCAGGTGAAGCCCCCGTCACTCATACAGTCTGTCAGCAGTGATTTCCATTGCTCATCTGTCCTTTATTGTGGTCAAGTGTGCAGGATTGTTAAGTGTCTTTGTAAGCTAGCGCCTCTTGTAGTGGTTGTTGCTCAGTCCCATCACTCTGAAGGTGCAGCTTGCGATCTTCTCGTAGAGAAGGAACATGAGAGCAGCAGTCAGCACCGTCTGCAGCAGTTTTGCTTCAAGGCCTTTAAAAAGACCCAACATGCCATACTTCCTACAGAAGAAAACCAGCATGAAAACGTTAAAGAACAAGAGGTGAAAGAGCAAAATTATTAATATTCAGTAACTCAGATGATACATCACGAGGGCCCAGTGATGAATGCCCATACTCCATATAAAGCATACTCCCTAATTCATAAGGTTCGATCAAGGAATTAAACCAGGGATTATTTGCTTGTTATGCTGGATATAATTAATCTaattgttaaaatataaatgcagaGATTATTCAGTGTGTTTTCCTGATGAGTTCTCTAGAGTCTGATTGTACAGTTAGTTGTATATAATTATTACAGATGTGTATGGTAATGCATTTGCAATGGTttctgttgtaaataaataaaaaaaaataacgcaaaaaaaaacaaacagagcagcTTCTGTATgcatacagatttttttaaataccaaaTGGAGCTATTTTTTTCATCTTGTTCTTCATAGTAATTCTAACCCATGTTGCCTAGTATGCTCTGTTTAAATGCAGTCACCCAAAATCAAACAGATTCTAATGTGGATGTAACAAAACCCAAAACCATATTTGGGGTTCCCATCCAGCCATTTTCCTCTCCTTATCCAATTCAATCACCACTTTTTCATAGAACGACAGCCAGACACAGGCAAAACCTCAGAGAACACGCTAGTCAGATGGCGgcttcaaacccaggaccttctaaCCCATATGTCATGGTGGCAATTTGCACTGCAAGTATGTTAATATGCGTGTGTAAACACTTACCTCACCCTGTTGACCAGCAGACACTTTATAGTTCTGAGACTGGACAGCAGATTTGACTTCTCTGTCGATGTGTTGTTGTACTGTCCAAACTGTGGTGattgaacaaaaaagaaaagcatctctgagattaatgttttctttgttacagGTTCATACATTCACAAATCTAGCTACTAAAAGATTATATGTGTCACTTTAAAAGTGATCAACAGAATGCAGACATACCCTAAGAATGGACTGTATAGTCTGCAGTGGGTATGTCACAGTGGTGGCGATGGCTTTGGCGATGGCCCCGATCACAAAGACCTCCAGTGATGACAGCTTTGGGCAGAAAGAAGAACCTGAATCTTTTGTGTATCATCAGAGGAACAAAAGTATCCCAAAGGTGAAAGTTTTGAGTTCAGATGACCTCAGTAACAGGTGTAGTTTAAAGTTTTACTCTGCCTATCAGATTTTCCTTAGCTAATAAACATACCAACAAACGCTGCGGTAGTGTCCAAAAAAGTCTCAAAACGTGGTGTTCAAAAGATCAGGGAACACATGCAGAGCCACTGAACAAATCATGTGAACAGAATTACTAACCAGACAATGTCTGCATACTTCCCTTCCCTTTTCTTACTCACCTCCTTGGGAATGCCTCTCCTCAGCTGCCTCTTCAGGCCCTCATAAATCATGAATTGGATAGCGGGGTTTAGCACCAGCAGCAGGGACGGGAAGGTCCCGTTCCACAGTGCTGCGATGCCCTCGTCACGGATGATCTGCACAAATGCATCtgcaaaatcaaaacaatttGGAAACAAACGCGCGAAAGAGAGAATTTGTAGTATGCACATGTGTAGAAGGTTTGCACAAATACTCATTAGAAGAAAAATGTAAGGTCATTTACCCAGAATCCCAGAGTAGTTGGTGGGATGGATGTCTTCATTGTGAAACTTAGAGCCCT includes the following:
- the znf598 gene encoding E3 ubiquitin-protein ligase ZNF598, whose product is MDSTTTKDAEKNCVLCCQEVEIFALGKCDHPVCYRCSTKMRVLCDQKYCAVCREELDKVVFVKKLEAFHSLPYQQFHCEKKYDIYFVDEKIYAQYRHLLLPECLRCSEPKVFSRFEELEQHMRKQHELFCCKLCTKHLKIFSHERKWYNRKELARHRAHGDPDDTSHRGHPLCKFCDDRYLDNDELLKHLRRDHYFCHFCDADGSQEYYSDYQYLSEHFRESHYLCEEGRCATEQFTHAFRSEIDYKAHKAAAHSKNRAEARQNRHIDLQFNYAPRQQRRNEGMVTGEDYEEVRHNRGGRGRPHGGQKSWRYSRNEEDRQVEAALRASIAMRRQEERAAVQERSAPKHCREERAERPEPEELRHPIGHAKQASKPPVKTMKSQNPRDVEDDFPALGATAAAAVVKPAPAVTAPSHVALKEDDFPSLSTATLTTPMTPAYSAQPKKTSSFQEEDFPALVSRVRAPKPAAGTTSAWSNHTSAAKPNTQPTPSSRPPPPLSSVSSGPQLLSSSSSSSSRRKKKVGENGKALSNYSPLHSDDESGGMTQQEFRSVPTMLDISSLLTVKAGSSKSSNPAVTPSASNPTPNTDLPTPKANKKKKPKNPTAPPTSATTTSDLGTTVNPVSVETTAQKENVPEKTWNKPLSGPVTAALTSGLANGYAEQSPPTSKDDAPVTNHPNAEPADEQEEEFPALMTKNPPPGFKTSFPMKASAPAPSSTMPLPPPGLGMSAPKPPPGFTGIPLNSNVVESTPPVVNLPPKVPSNGYLVPEDFRERNLELIQSIRKYLNDDESKFNQFKNYSAQFRQGVISAAQYHRSCKDLLGDGFNRIFNELLVLLPDTGKQQELLTAHGDCKALEKQSGAGGGKKNKNKKNAWQTPATAVNMAAELDCRVCPTCRQVLAPKDFNSHKTLHITESEEFPSLQSISRIIS
- the slc25a17 gene encoding peroxisomal membrane protein PMP34 — translated: MSEVFSYESLVHAVSGAVGSVTAMTVFFPLDTARLRLQVDENRKAKSTPAILAEIVKEEGLLAPYRGWFPVICSLCCSNFVYFYCFHCLKASWLKGKQSAPSTDLIIGIAAGVVNVLVTTPLWVVNTRLKLQGSKFHNEDIHPTNYSGILDAFVQIIRDEGIAALWNGTFPSLLLVLNPAIQFMIYEGLKRQLRRGIPKELSSLEVFVIGAIAKAIATTVTYPLQTIQSILRFGQYNNTSTEKSNLLSSLRTIKCLLVNRVRKYGMLGLFKGLEAKLLQTVLTAALMFLLYEKIASCTFRVMGLSNNHYKRR